A part of Leptospira inadai serovar Lyme str. 10 genomic DNA contains:
- a CDS encoding S49 family peptidase: MLRQIVSLIFLPFRILLQFWRMLIYRFRKGDHFFLEVPSNFSYERKSLFVRMLVSKDESPFFIDFLLGLRALSLVPGLKKVSFLFEAPEYGFGEAWNLCKSIQTLNEKGIMTAGFSLGGGTKSLLLLSFCKERYASSASEFFPTLPSAEPYFFGDTAKKAGVGVETYASGAFKSFGETFQRSSFSPPARKNLENLLNDQNEFLKKSFLETSGLPLSVLEEPIISAETLLKAEFLTDLLEEDEFQENYLYEGYLREEEADKSGTQNYRGFTAKGLRLYSKLQQFRLVSKSLPILAILPIQGNILPDLGREEEFRSRQVSYRYYQSLLKELKDDPKVAAVVLEMNSPGGSALVSELLYREIRKLAEKKPVFTYVLNVAASGGYYLACGTEEIHATPYSIVGSIGAVMLRFDLKGLYNKLGIKKERISFYPYRDILSEYGKLGAKSSAFLKKEVSRSRDLFYSRVIEARKTTKAELESKWGEGRIFLGRTFLKAGFLDSCSSFLELLERIKEKLNIAKMDVRYLPGTYTWKDLIQEMKPSLSFTALDHFDSSSKSKNLLKKQEILYFSETASEISRN; encoded by the coding sequence ATGCTTCGCCAGATCGTTTCGCTGATTTTTCTACCCTTCCGCATTTTATTACAATTCTGGAGAATGCTGATTTATCGCTTTCGCAAAGGAGATCATTTTTTTCTCGAAGTTCCTTCCAACTTTTCCTACGAGAGAAAATCGCTTTTCGTAAGAATGCTGGTGTCCAAGGACGAATCCCCGTTCTTCATCGATTTCCTTTTAGGATTGCGCGCCCTCTCGTTAGTTCCCGGATTAAAGAAAGTTTCGTTTCTTTTTGAAGCTCCCGAATACGGTTTCGGAGAAGCCTGGAATCTGTGTAAATCGATTCAAACTTTGAATGAGAAAGGAATCATGACCGCGGGATTTTCTTTGGGAGGCGGAACAAAATCGTTATTGCTCCTCTCTTTCTGCAAAGAACGATACGCTAGTTCTGCCTCGGAATTTTTTCCGACCCTTCCTTCCGCCGAACCTTACTTCTTCGGAGATACGGCAAAGAAAGCCGGCGTAGGCGTCGAAACGTACGCAAGCGGCGCCTTCAAATCTTTCGGAGAAACGTTTCAACGCTCCTCGTTTTCCCCTCCGGCTAGAAAGAATTTGGAAAACTTATTAAACGACCAGAATGAGTTTCTAAAAAAATCCTTTTTGGAAACTTCCGGACTTCCCTTATCCGTTCTCGAAGAACCCATTATTAGCGCCGAAACTTTACTCAAGGCCGAATTTCTAACCGATTTACTGGAAGAGGACGAATTCCAGGAAAATTATTTGTACGAAGGATATCTGCGGGAAGAGGAAGCGGATAAATCGGGAACTCAAAATTACAGAGGATTTACCGCCAAAGGACTTCGCCTCTATTCTAAGTTGCAGCAATTCAGACTAGTCTCCAAATCTCTTCCGATTTTAGCGATCCTACCGATCCAGGGAAACATATTACCCGATCTAGGCAGGGAGGAGGAATTCCGCTCCAGACAGGTATCGTATCGTTATTATCAAAGCTTATTAAAAGAATTAAAGGATGATCCTAAAGTAGCCGCGGTCGTTTTGGAAATGAACTCTCCCGGAGGCTCTGCACTGGTCTCCGAACTCCTTTATCGTGAAATTCGAAAGCTCGCCGAAAAAAAACCGGTATTTACATACGTGCTGAACGTGGCGGCTTCCGGAGGATACTATCTAGCCTGCGGAACCGAGGAGATTCACGCAACTCCTTATTCTATCGTCGGATCCATCGGAGCGGTTATGCTTCGATTCGACCTGAAGGGATTGTACAATAAACTCGGAATCAAAAAAGAGCGAATCTCATTCTATCCGTACCGAGATATACTTTCCGAGTACGGAAAGTTGGGAGCGAAATCTTCCGCATTCTTGAAAAAGGAAGTTTCCCGTTCCAGAGACTTATTCTATTCCAGAGTCATCGAAGCTCGGAAAACCACGAAGGCCGAATTGGAATCAAAATGGGGAGAAGGACGTATCTTTTTAGGTCGGACATTTTTAAAGGCGGGGTTCTTAGATTCGTGTTCATCCTTTTTAGAGTTGCTCGAGCGGATTAAAGAAAAATTAAATATCGCTAAAATGGATGTGAGATATTTACCGGGAACGTACACTTGGAA
- the uvrA gene encoding excinuclease ABC subunit UvrA produces the protein MDHIRIRGAREHNLKNVNLDIPRDKLVVVTGLSGSGKSSLAFDTIYAEGQRRYVESLSAYARQFLGQMEKPDLDLIEGLSPAISIEQKTTHRNPRSTVGTVTEIYDYLRLLYARIGKPHCPICGTPIQSLSIDQITQRILAYPDGTKLQLMSPVVSGKKGEHKDIIDKIRKDGFNRVRINGEIRTLDEEITFKKSFKATIEIVVDRIVMKEGIRSRLADSVETALKQSEGTLIVDDGKKDHVFSQKLSCPNHPEESIPELSPRLFSFNSPYGACETCDGLGSLLEFDEDLLISDPELSLVEGCIEAWAGSKSNSYWFLTTVHSMAKTLKFDYNTPWKNLPEKVRKTVLYGDKNLKIDYDFRKENSHYEFSREFEGVIPNLKRRYKEASESRRQILEGYMTNHACPSCNGKRLKPVTLAVEVNDLTIDKFSAFSVEKALAFVKSMKPKGSEEIIAKPILKEIQQRLTFLNDVGVGYLSLERSAGSLSGGEAQRIRLATQIGSRLQGVLYILDEPSIGLHQRDNTKLVNTLKDLRDLGNTVLVVEHDQETMEEADWLIDMGPGAGVHGGTVVCAGTPEDVAKNKNSLTGKYLSGKAFIPIPDSLRSGNGKKIKIVGAKENNLKNVNVDIPLGKLVLITGVSGSGKSTLINDILYNAAAHKVMKMRTIAGKHEKITGLEEIDKIINIDQSPIGRTPRSNPATYTGLFTVVRDMFAGLEDSKVRGYSPGRFSFNVSGGRCETCEGDGILKIEMHFLPDVYVTCDVCKGKRYNQETLEVRYKGKNIYEILEMTVEDSVKFFENIPALKRKLETLEEVGLGYIRLGQPATTFSGGEAQRIKLATELSKRPTGRTLYILDEPTTGLHFEDVRHLMTVLHTLVDRGNSMIVIEHNLDVIKQADWIIDMGPEGGDGGGRVIGEGTPTDVVKIKESFTGQYLKKVMGTSGKKAG, from the coding sequence TTGGATCATATTCGGATACGCGGTGCGAGAGAGCATAACCTAAAAAACGTCAATTTGGATATTCCAAGGGATAAGCTCGTCGTCGTAACCGGATTATCCGGATCAGGTAAATCGTCTCTTGCCTTCGATACGATTTACGCGGAGGGCCAAAGACGATACGTAGAAAGCTTATCCGCATATGCGCGACAATTTCTGGGCCAGATGGAAAAACCGGATCTGGACTTAATCGAAGGCTTGTCGCCGGCCATCTCGATCGAGCAGAAGACCACTCATCGCAATCCAAGATCCACGGTCGGAACGGTAACTGAAATTTACGACTACCTCCGCTTATTGTACGCGAGGATCGGCAAACCTCATTGTCCGATTTGCGGAACTCCGATCCAATCTCTGTCCATCGATCAAATCACCCAACGCATACTCGCGTATCCGGACGGAACTAAACTTCAATTGATGTCTCCGGTCGTCTCGGGAAAAAAGGGCGAACATAAAGATATCATCGATAAGATTAGAAAAGACGGTTTTAATCGGGTTCGGATCAACGGGGAAATTAGAACTCTGGATGAAGAGATTACGTTCAAAAAAAGTTTTAAAGCAACCATCGAGATCGTCGTGGATCGAATCGTAATGAAGGAAGGAATACGATCGAGACTTGCGGATTCGGTGGAAACGGCATTAAAACAATCGGAAGGAACTTTAATCGTAGATGACGGAAAGAAAGATCATGTCTTTTCCCAGAAACTTTCCTGTCCGAACCATCCCGAGGAATCGATTCCCGAACTTTCTCCCAGACTATTTTCGTTCAATTCCCCGTACGGAGCCTGCGAAACTTGCGACGGCTTGGGGAGCTTATTGGAATTCGACGAGGACCTCTTAATTTCGGATCCGGAGCTTTCCCTTGTGGAAGGTTGTATCGAGGCATGGGCTGGTTCAAAAAGCAATAGCTATTGGTTTTTGACTACAGTACATTCGATGGCCAAAACGCTAAAATTCGATTATAACACTCCCTGGAAGAATTTGCCGGAGAAAGTCAGAAAGACCGTATTGTACGGGGATAAAAACTTAAAGATAGATTACGATTTTAGAAAAGAGAATTCCCATTATGAATTCAGCAGAGAATTCGAGGGCGTCATTCCGAATTTAAAAAGACGTTATAAAGAAGCGTCCGAATCCAGACGACAAATTCTGGAAGGATACATGACAAATCATGCATGTCCTTCCTGCAATGGAAAACGTTTGAAACCGGTCACCTTAGCGGTGGAAGTGAACGATTTAACCATCGATAAGTTCTCCGCGTTCAGCGTGGAAAAGGCGCTGGCTTTCGTGAAATCGATGAAGCCTAAAGGCAGCGAGGAGATCATCGCTAAACCCATCTTGAAGGAGATCCAGCAACGATTGACGTTTTTAAATGATGTCGGAGTCGGCTATCTTAGCCTAGAACGGTCGGCCGGTTCGCTTTCCGGGGGAGAAGCTCAGAGAATTCGATTGGCAACTCAAATAGGATCTAGACTGCAAGGGGTCTTGTACATTCTGGACGAGCCTTCGATCGGACTTCATCAGAGAGATAACACGAAGTTAGTCAATACGTTGAAAGATCTGCGGGACCTTGGAAATACGGTCCTCGTCGTCGAGCACGATCAAGAAACCATGGAAGAGGCGGATTGGCTCATCGATATGGGCCCGGGCGCCGGGGTTCATGGCGGAACCGTAGTCTGTGCCGGAACTCCGGAAGATGTGGCTAAGAATAAAAATTCCCTAACCGGAAAATATCTTTCCGGAAAAGCGTTTATTCCGATTCCCGATTCTCTTCGTTCGGGAAACGGGAAAAAGATCAAAATTGTAGGCGCTAAAGAAAACAATTTAAAGAATGTGAATGTGGATATTCCGCTGGGAAAATTGGTGCTGATAACCGGAGTTTCCGGCTCGGGTAAATCCACTCTTATCAACGATATATTGTATAACGCGGCAGCTCATAAAGTGATGAAAATGCGCACCATTGCGGGCAAGCACGAAAAAATTACGGGCTTGGAAGAAATCGATAAGATTATCAATATCGATCAATCGCCGATCGGTCGAACTCCTCGCTCCAACCCTGCCACCTATACCGGTTTATTCACCGTCGTGCGAGATATGTTTGCCGGATTAGAAGACTCGAAGGTTAGAGGTTATTCTCCCGGAAGATTCAGTTTTAACGTGAGTGGGGGCCGCTGCGAAACCTGCGAAGGTGACGGAATTCTCAAGATCGAAATGCATTTTTTACCTGACGTGTACGTTACCTGCGATGTTTGCAAAGGAAAACGGTACAATCAGGAAACTTTGGAAGTAAGATACAAGGGGAAAAATATCTACGAGATTCTGGAAATGACGGTGGAAGATTCGGTGAAATTCTTCGAAAATATTCCGGCTCTAAAGCGAAAGTTGGAGACTCTGGAAGAAGTCGGACTCGGTTATATCAGATTGGGACAACCTGCAACCACTTTCTCGGGAGGAGAAGCCCAAAGAATCAAACTTGCAACGGAACTTTCCAAACGCCCCACCGGAAGAACATTATACATTTTGGACGAACCTACTACCGGCCTGCATTTTGAAGACGTTCGTCATCTAATGACGGTATTGCATACTCTAGTCGATCGCGGGAATTCCATGATCGTAATCGAACACAATCTAGATGTGATTAAGCAGGCGGATTGGATTATCGACATGGGTCCGGAAGGAGGAGACGGGGGTGGGCGGGTCATCGGCGAAGGAACTCCTACCGACGTCGTAAAAATTAAGGAATCTTTTACAGGCCAATATCTGAAGAAGGTAATGGGGACAAGCGGTAAAAAAGCGGGATAA
- a CDS encoding acyl-CoA dehydrogenase: MQELSAKLYSFPKTEFRSVYKLSLPEISKAGLLSALSSGGFKEFHEKLILLPSLPHGIGVGVGIMAQTNVAGRILRLLSGVEPGLEAQEETRELAKTILSRLSQGLGILGLGVSEPGWMGKISNLKSVAKRLPDGSFELTFAKGFVTNGADAEGFLVVAKGEEIPYGVFYVPRNSEGLELEEFHLDFAPEATHCKIKATNLRVPKHHLFLPDYSKFGPDVHLSEMLSAAVLFCGAIRKIVSDLGCRPECRDWSSTLGQLWDLSGLLFSKCLELSEKKDRNPAYKIEEDHPYGYETVLDISGKLLDSLPFFDRKKEYPDFELFFSFHPARSPVYLKNRIKQTREWRKFGVR; the protein is encoded by the coding sequence ATGCAAGAACTCTCCGCGAAGCTATATTCGTTTCCGAAAACCGAATTTCGTTCCGTATACAAACTATCATTACCTGAAATTTCCAAAGCCGGTTTACTTTCCGCGCTTTCAAGCGGAGGGTTTAAGGAATTTCATGAAAAATTAATTCTTCTTCCTTCGCTTCCTCACGGAATCGGCGTGGGTGTCGGAATTATGGCTCAGACAAATGTTGCCGGACGAATTCTTCGTTTGCTATCGGGTGTGGAACCCGGTTTGGAAGCTCAGGAAGAAACGAGAGAGCTGGCAAAAACGATCTTGAGCCGATTGTCCCAGGGTTTAGGAATTTTAGGTTTAGGAGTCAGCGAGCCCGGGTGGATGGGAAAGATTTCCAATTTAAAATCGGTAGCGAAGCGGTTACCCGACGGCTCCTTCGAGCTAACTTTCGCGAAAGGATTCGTTACGAACGGCGCCGATGCGGAGGGTTTTCTCGTGGTCGCTAAGGGCGAGGAGATTCCGTACGGAGTCTTTTACGTTCCGAGAAATAGCGAAGGTCTGGAACTGGAGGAATTCCATTTGGATTTCGCGCCTGAGGCGACTCATTGTAAAATTAAGGCAACGAATCTTCGCGTTCCGAAGCACCATTTATTTCTCCCCGATTATTCTAAATTCGGACCGGATGTGCATCTTTCCGAAATGCTTTCCGCCGCCGTCTTGTTTTGCGGAGCGATTCGCAAAATCGTAAGCGATTTGGGATGTCGTCCCGAATGTAGAGACTGGTCTTCTACGCTCGGACAACTTTGGGATCTAAGCGGATTACTGTTTTCAAAATGTCTGGAGCTGTCCGAAAAAAAAGATAGGAATCCGGCCTATAAGATCGAAGAAGATCACCCGTACGGCTACGAAACCGTTTTGGACATATCCGGAAAACTTCTGGATTCACTTCCTTTCTTCGATCGAAAGAAGGAATATCCGGACTTCGAATTATTTTTCTCCTTTCATCCTGCAAGAAGTCCGGTCTATTTAAAGAATAGAATTAAACAGACAAGAGAGTGGAGGAAGTTCGGAGTTCGTTAG
- a CDS encoding cation diffusion facilitator family transporter: protein MDKSVNSKGTRDRPPAQVDPFLNQTILRPRRKGTVGSLLMALLLSLGIFTWEIWGAAESHSLALLADAGHVISDSFALLLSLTAVLIADRKPNQRMNFGYFRVEVLAAFLNSLLIFGISAYILIEAWERIRSGNKVAPDLMLAFSLGTIVLNLISVWVLRRVADDNINLKSAYLHVLSDLLATVAVVIGAILIRYTNWNWIDPLISVLLSFLILKSAGSILKESLSILLEASPNPEEWDHLQRDILDLEGVETILSSHSWSLTKGIHACAFRLLIKTGSDTKKILTEAYSLLREEWKFEQIYLQLEDLKTTKRLDGILAKTLHEMEPEDWGHAHHNHDHPNDHRSY from the coding sequence ATGGATAAATCCGTAAACTCGAAAGGAACTCGGGATCGTCCTCCTGCTCAGGTCGATCCTTTTTTAAACCAAACGATTCTTCGACCGAGAAGAAAAGGGACGGTAGGCTCATTATTAATGGCCCTACTACTTTCCCTCGGAATCTTTACCTGGGAGATTTGGGGAGCTGCGGAAAGTCATAGCCTTGCATTGCTCGCGGATGCAGGACATGTTATTTCCGATTCCTTTGCCTTGTTGCTGAGTCTCACTGCGGTCTTGATCGCCGACAGAAAACCGAATCAAAGAATGAACTTCGGGTACTTTCGCGTGGAAGTGCTGGCCGCATTTCTAAATTCACTTTTGATATTCGGAATTTCCGCGTACATACTAATCGAAGCTTGGGAAAGAATCAGATCCGGAAATAAGGTGGCGCCCGACTTAATGCTTGCATTCAGTTTAGGCACGATCGTTTTGAACTTAATTTCCGTCTGGGTCTTAAGACGAGTAGCCGACGATAATATCAATTTGAAATCGGCATACCTCCACGTTCTTAGCGATCTGTTGGCGACAGTCGCCGTAGTAATCGGTGCAATTCTGATTCGCTACACTAACTGGAATTGGATCGATCCGTTAATCAGTGTTCTATTGTCTTTCTTGATTCTTAAATCCGCAGGATCTATCCTCAAGGAAAGCCTTTCTATCCTATTGGAAGCATCTCCCAATCCGGAGGAATGGGATCATTTACAAAGGGATATTCTAGATCTCGAGGGAGTCGAAACGATTCTCTCTTCCCATAGCTGGAGTCTCACGAAAGGAATCCATGCCTGTGCTTTCCGCTTACTGATTAAAACAGGATCGGATACGAAAAAAATTTTGACGGAAGCATACTCTCTACTCCGGGAAGAATGGAAATTCGAACAGATATATCTGCAACTGGAAGACTTAAAAACGACGAAACGGTTAGACGGAATTTTGGCGAAAACTCTCCACGAAATGGAACCGGAAGACTGGGGGCATGCCCATCATAATCACGATCATCCTAATGACCACCGTTCCTACTAA
- a CDS encoding OmpA family protein yields MKSFYSRLAIAGILGLANLPLQADVVYFPWEYNKLYNEKVTLELELDSLKTRYRNESENSKKEKISLEGRIQSLENQLASEKSFREKDQDQYADQIKNLENQISLLKTKSGNKERELLDENAKQSKKYQDLIGELKAALEQEKLDCIKKTEDLKKDYETRIATLEARIASLMDEIGRLKDFSEIQKKENERLSKQADELEEKLKGEISKGQIRVKRFQGRLIINVDDQISFDSGSADLKKQILPALDKVKEILVNYPGNIITVEGHTDNVPIRTKKFQDNWQLSTERALSVLRFLLEAKNLDPRNFSAAGYGEHAPLVSNDTPENKAINRRVDIVVVPRK; encoded by the coding sequence ATGAAATCATTCTACTCAAGACTAGCAATCGCCGGAATTTTAGGCTTAGCTAACCTTCCGCTCCAAGCCGACGTCGTCTATTTTCCTTGGGAATACAACAAACTCTATAATGAGAAAGTGACTTTAGAACTCGAATTGGATTCTCTAAAGACCCGCTACCGAAACGAATCCGAAAACTCTAAAAAAGAGAAAATCTCCCTGGAAGGACGCATACAAAGTCTTGAGAACCAATTGGCGAGCGAAAAGTCCTTCCGCGAAAAGGACCAGGATCAATACGCGGATCAGATCAAAAATCTCGAGAATCAGATCTCCCTTTTAAAAACAAAAAGCGGCAATAAAGAAAGAGAACTTCTGGATGAGAACGCGAAACAATCCAAAAAATACCAGGATTTGATCGGTGAATTGAAAGCCGCTCTCGAACAGGAAAAACTGGATTGTATTAAAAAAACCGAAGATTTAAAGAAAGATTATGAAACCAGAATCGCCACTCTCGAAGCGAGAATCGCGTCTCTCATGGATGAAATCGGTCGTCTCAAGGATTTTTCCGAAATTCAGAAGAAGGAAAACGAACGATTGTCAAAACAGGCCGACGAATTGGAGGAGAAACTGAAGGGGGAAATTTCCAAAGGCCAAATCCGGGTAAAACGCTTCCAAGGTCGATTAATCATCAACGTGGACGACCAGATCTCCTTCGACTCGGGATCAGCCGATTTAAAAAAACAGATTCTCCCGGCTTTGGATAAAGTTAAGGAGATTTTAGTTAATTATCCGGGAAATATTATAACGGTGGAAGGCCATACCGATAACGTCCCGATACGGACCAAGAAATTTCAGGATAATTGGCAACTCTCCACCGAGAGAGCTCTTTCCGTTCTACGCTTCCTGTTAGAGGCTAAGAATTTGGATCCTAGAAATTTTTCCGCTGCAGGCTATGGGGAACATGCTCCGTTAGTTTCCAACGACACACCCGAGAACAAGGCTATAAATCGTCGCGTCGATATCGTCGTCGTTCCCCGCAAATAA
- the mgtE gene encoding magnesium transporter yields the protein MEVKRTAKEAVSIKANAKSAEWLESFSKRIEIKDTEYLRAFIEANHPADIAEVLEKLDEEEAFYVFRLCDSEKQSLILVEFDEDLQADLISRLHVHEISPIVENLETDEFTNLISEIPKDKAEEILNSIDREDSSQIRKQLNFREYTAGRLMTTEFASAFETDTVRKAIIKLRRIAKETDDIYLLYVTDEENHLKGFIRLKDLFLAPLNQKIGRLVKEEVFSIHYDTDQEEVAKIFRKYDLVSAAVVDDLDRIIGRITVDDILDIVQDEASEDILRMGGVSEEERLNTSIWDSIRRRLIWLIINLGNAVLAASTVSLFEETIQSFVLLAALMPIVAGMGGNAGTQAITVVVRNIATGDLSPSNWGIGFRKECIIGIINGLTIGAISGLAVYFYMGKTALALVIFFAMLANLIVAAVLGASIPMLLRVLGIDPAIASSIFVTTTTDIFGFFCFLGLATMFLGYL from the coding sequence ATGGAAGTTAAGCGTACTGCAAAGGAAGCCGTCTCGATCAAGGCAAATGCTAAATCCGCCGAGTGGCTCGAATCCTTCTCTAAAAGAATCGAAATAAAAGATACGGAATACCTTCGAGCTTTTATCGAAGCGAATCACCCGGCAGATATCGCGGAAGTTTTGGAAAAATTAGACGAAGAAGAGGCGTTTTACGTATTCCGTCTCTGCGATTCCGAGAAGCAATCCCTGATTCTAGTCGAATTCGACGAAGACCTTCAGGCGGATCTGATTTCAAGATTACACGTCCATGAGATTTCACCGATCGTTGAAAACCTAGAGACGGACGAGTTCACTAATTTGATCTCCGAAATTCCGAAGGACAAGGCCGAGGAGATCCTAAACTCGATCGATAGAGAAGACTCTTCTCAAATCAGGAAGCAGCTCAATTTTAGGGAATATACGGCCGGTCGTTTAATGACGACGGAATTTGCTTCGGCCTTCGAAACGGACACTGTCCGAAAAGCCATTATAAAATTGAGACGAATCGCTAAAGAAACCGACGACATCTATTTATTATACGTTACCGACGAGGAGAACCATTTAAAGGGATTCATCAGACTCAAAGATTTGTTTCTCGCTCCTCTGAACCAAAAAATCGGCCGCCTCGTTAAGGAAGAGGTTTTTTCCATTCATTACGACACGGACCAGGAAGAGGTGGCTAAGATCTTCCGTAAGTACGATTTAGTCTCCGCTGCGGTCGTCGACGATTTGGATCGAATTATCGGGAGAATCACCGTAGACGATATTTTGGATATCGTCCAGGACGAAGCTTCCGAGGATATTTTGCGGATGGGCGGGGTTTCGGAGGAAGAGCGCCTGAATACGTCCATTTGGGACTCGATTCGACGCCGATTAATTTGGCTAATTATCAATTTAGGGAATGCGGTTTTGGCTGCGTCCACGGTCTCTCTTTTTGAAGAAACCATTCAATCATTCGTTCTTCTTGCCGCTTTAATGCCGATCGTTGCGGGAATGGGTGGAAATGCGGGAACCCAAGCGATCACCGTAGTGGTTCGCAATATTGCGACGGGCGATTTAAGTCCGAGTAACTGGGGAATCGGTTTTCGTAAGGAATGCATCATCGGAATCATCAACGGCCTGACCATCGGTGCGATTTCGGGACTTGCGGTTTATTTTTATATGGGGAAAACGGCTCTTGCCCTTGTTATCTTCTTTGCCATGCTTGCGAATCTGATCGTTGCCGCAGTATTAGGCGCTTCTATCCCCATGTTACTCAGGGTGTTGGGAATCGATCCAGCAATAGCTTCCTCCATCTTCGTCACGACAACTACCGATATCTTCGGGTTTTTCTGCTTTCTCGGACTGGCCACGATGTTCCTCGGTTACTTATGA
- a CDS encoding LA_2219 family laminin/E-cadherin/plasminogen-binding protein — protein MREFYRRGISAILATVMLLVISMILNCAGSQKQIAVEPKGEVVPNPAGENESILDEEGKEVRVTTVDPTFFQAPSKDSGEYFRVYITGDAYKVRQIRGTKFIHRKVDRGGDALISEELLKYNKINFTDDGIILVILNGNTGAVETIRFNTRVPRINDLAKVIQNDVTRWTMEHSEEKPVVTKYQIHYMIRLENRSGSTRDKVKEELRKEVRK, from the coding sequence ATGAGAGAATTTTATAGACGAGGCATATCCGCGATCCTCGCGACGGTTATGCTTCTGGTCATATCGATGATTTTGAATTGCGCGGGTTCCCAAAAACAGATCGCTGTAGAACCGAAGGGCGAGGTTGTCCCGAATCCTGCAGGAGAGAACGAATCCATACTGGATGAGGAAGGAAAGGAAGTTCGAGTTACGACGGTCGATCCGACTTTTTTTCAAGCCCCGTCCAAAGATTCAGGCGAGTATTTTCGAGTGTATATCACGGGAGACGCGTATAAAGTTCGTCAAATCCGAGGGACTAAATTCATTCATCGTAAAGTCGACCGGGGCGGGGACGCCTTGATCAGCGAGGAACTTTTAAAGTACAACAAAATTAATTTTACGGACGATGGAATCATATTAGTGATTCTAAATGGAAATACCGGTGCCGTCGAAACGATTCGCTTTAACACTCGCGTTCCGAGAATTAACGATTTGGCAAAAGTGATTCAGAACGATGTAACACGCTGGACGATGGAGCATTCCGAGGAAAAACCGGTCGTTACTAAATACCAAATTCATTATATGATCCGCTTGGAAAATCGATCTGGCTCGACGCGGGATAAGGTTAAGGAAGAACTTCGTAAAGAAGTCCGTAAGTAA
- a CDS encoding phasin-related domain-containing protein — MNLEMMSIVNAGIGIIRAGQARIENTKMTIKKGFEDLAAKGAADKSESSVRLRDLTIKVVDSVKETNTTIQKNWDEVRSKLSNTVNGFSTKQVEAPIKKGVAKPA; from the coding sequence ATGAACCTGGAAATGATGAGTATTGTGAATGCCGGTATCGGCATTATAAGGGCCGGACAGGCAAGAATCGAAAACACCAAAATGACAATTAAGAAGGGTTTCGAGGATTTAGCTGCGAAAGGCGCTGCCGATAAAAGCGAGTCGTCGGTCCGTCTTCGTGATTTAACGATCAAAGTCGTAGATAGTGTTAAGGAAACTAATACGACGATCCAGAAAAATTGGGACGAGGTACGTTCAAAATTGTCGAACACTGTAAACGGTTTCTCGACAAAGCAAGTGGAAGCGCCGATTAAAAAAGGGGTGGCAAAACCCGCCTAA